A portion of the bacterium genome contains these proteins:
- the nirK gene encoding nitrite reductase, copper-containing: MSAAPAQADTASKAKGLKRVKQEMVRPPAFPKHTQKAKGGPVIVEVRLEVSERKLVIDPRGTEVNALTFMGSVPGPMIVVHEGDYVELTLANPKGEGIYYGVEGWEGGEGNIMSHNIDLHSVTGALGGAGLTMVAPGQEATIRFKATKPGVFVYHCAPGGVMIPYHVVSGMNGAIMVLPRDGLKDGKGNSLTYDKAYYIGEQDFYVPKGVAGNYVKYNSPAEAIGDVMEVMKTNEPSHVVFNGAVGAITGDAAMKAKVGEMVLFVHSQANRDTRPHLIGGHGDYVWERGNIADAPATDLETWFIAGGSAGAALYTFQQPGLYVYLNHNLIDAVLKGAAAHINVEGPWNNDLLEQVVAPRGIKK; encoded by the coding sequence ATGAGCGCGGCTCCCGCCCAGGCGGACACAGCCTCTAAAGCGAAAGGGCTGAAACGGGTCAAGCAAGAGATGGTGAGGCCCCCGGCTTTTCCAAAACACACCCAGAAGGCCAAAGGCGGGCCGGTCATCGTTGAAGTTCGCCTGGAGGTTTCCGAGCGGAAACTCGTCATCGACCCGAGGGGAACCGAGGTCAACGCCCTGACCTTCATGGGCAGTGTTCCCGGCCCGATGATCGTCGTCCATGAAGGCGACTATGTGGAGCTCACGCTGGCCAATCCCAAGGGAGAAGGAATCTACTACGGCGTCGAAGGCTGGGAGGGCGGCGAAGGCAACATCATGAGCCATAACATCGACCTGCACTCCGTGACCGGTGCGCTGGGAGGTGCGGGACTCACGATGGTAGCCCCGGGCCAGGAAGCCACGATTCGTTTCAAGGCAACCAAGCCCGGCGTCTTCGTCTATCACTGCGCTCCGGGCGGCGTGATGATTCCCTACCACGTGGTATCGGGAATGAACGGTGCCATCATGGTCTTGCCGCGGGACGGCCTGAAGGACGGAAAGGGTAATTCCCTCACCTACGACAAGGCCTACTACATCGGCGAACAGGACTTCTACGTACCGAAGGGCGTGGCCGGAAACTACGTGAAGTACAACTCACCTGCTGAAGCCATCGGAGACGTCATGGAGGTGATGAAGACCAATGAGCCCTCTCATGTGGTGTTCAATGGCGCTGTGGGTGCAATCACGGGTGATGCCGCAATGAAGGCGAAGGTCGGCGAGATGGTCCTCTTCGTTCACTCGCAGGCCAATCGCGACACACGCCCCCATCTGATCGGCGGTCACGGAGACTATGTATGGGAACGGGGCAACATCGCGGATGCCCCCGCAACCGATCTGGAGACCTGGTTCATCGCCGGCGGCTCCGCAGGTGCGGCTCTCTATACCTTCCAGCAGCCCGGTCTCTACGTCTACCTGAACCACAATCTGATCGATGCGGTTCTCAAGGGTGCCGCGGCGCACATCAACGTAGAAGGTCCGTGGAATAACGATCTGCTCGAGCAGGTCGTCGCGCCGAGGGGGATCAAGAAATAG
- a CDS encoding SCO family protein, giving the protein MRARILFLSLLSILLIPGIGWTSDEKTLPIHDGVGGEFSANSSLGREVSLSDYRGKIVLISFGYTSCQDICPTTLAHLQFLMKRLEEAAKHVQVLFVTVDPENDTSAHLKEYLARFDSRFVGLTGQREETDRIAELFLFKYDRSHGIELTTEHNRSKAFAKKSYLYAHSQQIYLLDGSGRTRALFFTGSPIDEMTGAVLALLKESASAPAVQTTVAESHGTPEPVSTDCTSGGMACPDHPTGDSQIEGIEEKKR; this is encoded by the coding sequence GTGCGTGCCAGAATCCTCTTTCTGTCGTTGCTTTCCATTCTCCTGATTCCGGGAATCGGATGGACGAGCGACGAGAAGACGCTACCCATCCACGACGGGGTCGGGGGTGAATTCAGCGCGAACAGTAGCCTCGGGCGCGAGGTGAGTCTGTCGGACTACCGCGGCAAGATCGTCTTGATTTCCTTTGGCTACACGAGCTGCCAGGACATCTGCCCAACGACACTGGCGCATCTACAGTTTCTGATGAAGCGCCTGGAAGAAGCGGCGAAACACGTCCAGGTCCTGTTCGTAACGGTCGACCCGGAAAACGACACATCGGCACACTTGAAGGAATACCTGGCTCGCTTCGATTCGCGATTCGTCGGGCTCACGGGACAGCGCGAGGAGACCGACCGCATCGCCGAACTCTTCCTGTTCAAGTACGACCGGAGTCACGGCATCGAACTGACCACCGAGCACAACCGCTCAAAGGCCTTTGCGAAAAAGTCGTACCTCTACGCGCATTCGCAACAAATCTATCTACTGGACGGATCGGGTCGGACGCGCGCCCTGTTTTTCACCGGCTCTCCCATCGACGAGATGACAGGGGCGGTGCTGGCGCTATTGAAGGAGTCGGCGAGTGCGCCGGCCGTACAAACAACCGTGGCAGAGTCGCACGGCACGCCCGAGCCGGTCTCTACGGATTGCACTTCCGGGGGGATGGCATGCCCTGACCACCCCACGGGCGATTCACAAATTGAGGGCATCGAGGAGAAGAAGAGATGA
- a CDS encoding enoyl-CoA hydratase/isomerase family protein, giving the protein MSDLVTLERPHDGVALVTMTNPKIQNFGSWDAIEALAAALKEARESGARVSVLASGAEGHWYEHAWLTDLSATLQGKPSSGNPICWFQALSEITSIDVVTIAAVSGDCSGGGAELGWACDLRVAEDQVRFGQPEVMIGVATGLGGTCRVSRLIGRTATAELVLDGAPMTARRIYELGGVNRIVETGRAVEVSVAWAQRLASRPPGSLRALKQMLSDADNLHLNDAMANEQKVFQGVAGTPEAFDGMARTQVRFDAGESVRDVYGDPQE; this is encoded by the coding sequence ATGAGCGATCTGGTGACGCTTGAGCGCCCGCATGACGGTGTCGCGCTCGTGACGATGACAAATCCGAAGATCCAGAACTTCGGCTCCTGGGATGCGATCGAAGCACTGGCCGCGGCCCTCAAGGAGGCACGAGAGTCCGGTGCGCGCGTGTCTGTTTTGGCCTCGGGAGCTGAGGGCCACTGGTACGAGCACGCCTGGTTGACCGATCTGAGTGCGACGCTGCAGGGCAAGCCCTCGAGCGGGAATCCGATCTGCTGGTTTCAGGCGTTGTCCGAGATCACCTCGATCGATGTCGTGACGATTGCCGCGGTGTCGGGGGATTGTTCCGGAGGCGGGGCCGAACTCGGTTGGGCATGTGATCTGCGCGTGGCCGAAGACCAGGTGCGCTTCGGACAACCCGAAGTGATGATCGGGGTCGCAACGGGTCTCGGGGGTACCTGCCGCGTCTCGCGCTTGATCGGCCGCACCGCGACAGCAGAACTCGTGCTCGACGGCGCGCCGATGACCGCGCGCCGCATCTATGAGCTGGGGGGCGTGAACCGTATCGTCGAGACGGGGCGCGCCGTCGAAGTCTCGGTCGCCTGGGCCCAGCGCCTGGCATCGCGGCCACCGGGTTCGCTGCGGGCGCTGAAGCAGATGCTCTCCGACGCGGACAATCTGCATCTGAACGACGCGATGGCGAATGAGCAGAAGGTGTTCCAGGGCGTGGCCGGTACGCCAGAGGCATTCGACGGCATGGCGCGGACGCAAGTGCGCTTCGATGCGGGCGAGTCGGTGCGTGACGTATACGGAGATCCGCAGGAATAG